The genomic segment CTTACCCGGTGTCTTCAATTGTGAATTATTCAGCTTTCTAGTCCCCAGGAGAATTAGGTTAGCTATGGCTGTTGGAGCCATGGTTACCCTAGCCCTAATGGCTTTCCTAATATTAATTAACCTATACCTCTACGTCATAGTGCTATCATTAATAGGGCTGGTTATTGGCATGTATGGTGTTTACCTACAAGTCCGTAAGGGTGCCTACTGCCTCTACTGCTTAACCACAGATGTAATACTATTCGTAATGTTTATTTTATCTGTACTTAGGGTGGTTTAACGCTCTCCTTACCCTCCTTACCCTGAACCGCAATTAACCAATTATGCCTCTCAACACTGCATGCATCCCAGTCCACGTGATTCATATACTTCTCAACCCTGTAATCATCCATGGGTACATCACCCTTAATTAATAATTCAGCCAACCTCCTTGCTAAGGCCGGGCCACTCATTGAACCATAGCCATCTAAGCCTCCTAACACATATAAATTATCCTTAACCATACCGTAGACTGGGCCACCGCTTGGTGAAACCTCGCATGTACCTGACCTAGTGAATATTGGTGCAGCCCAACCAAACCTACTTGAGATTAACCTAGCTATACGCTGGCCGTAATTAGGAGGCGGTTTCTCATTAGGTTTACCGCACCCGTCACCGGCTATGAATAGTCCAGGTATGAATGGCCTACTATACCAGCCTAATACGTCATCACCAATGCTTAGGTTCATTACCTTAACTGGACCAGTCATAACTGAGGCATAGCATTGGTAGCTCTTCAAGGGTAGTTTAATACCTACCTGCATGGCTAATTCCGTGTTTCCAGGTCCAGCGGCCAGTACTATTGAGTCCCCTATGTATCTCTCACCATTAGCCACCACTGTTAATGACCCGTTGATTAGCTTTAAGGATGCCTTAGCCTTAATCACATTCATCCTCCTCCTTAACTCACCCACTATGCGCCTAATGGGTATCATGTAATCCGTGGTCACCACCATGAACTCATCCCTACTTAACCTAACCCAATCAGCCTCCTCAATAATCCTGTACTCAACACCAGCGGTTTTAAGAGGGTTTAGGTTAATCCACCTGGGCATAATGTCTATTGAGGTTACTGGCTTAGGTTTAGTGAACCTCCTATACACTTCGAGGCTTTCCCTAGCCAGCAGTATGTCGTCAACATAGGGCATTGATTGGGTTAAGACCAGGGAGGCAAGGGGGTACTTGGGTTCCTCCCCAATAACCACTACATCAGAACCCATGGACTTCAGGAAGTAGGCTGTAAATAATGCAGCTATACCGCCGCCTACTACCACTACCCTCATTGAATGATTCCTGGACTTAACCCTAATAAATTTTAATTATGCGGCATAGGGAATGCTTATTAACGTATAATTAACTCTCATTAACTGTGCCTGATGAATCTAAGATTGAGAGGGATAGGATTGAGAAGAGGAGGTTTAGGATAAAGGATATTGATCAACTTAAGTTAGTTGACGATGTATTCAATGAATACACATTGAAGGCGCTTTATGAAATAATGAATAGGAGAATTGTGCTGGAGGTTTATGGACCCATTGCCCAGGGTAAGGAGGCTAAGGTAATATGGGGTAAGGATTATGATGGTAAGGACCTGGCCCTTAAGGTTTACTATACTTTGGCTAATAGGTTCGTTAACAGGAACCCATATATAATAGGTGATAGGAGGTTCAGCGGTAAGCCCAGTAATCCATTTAAGTTAGCAAGCATGTGGTGTAGGAAGGAGTTTAGGAACATGAAGAGGGCCTATGAGGCTGGGGTGCTTGTCCCAAGGCCAATAGCCTTCTACAGTAATATACTGGTTATGGAATTCATAGGTGAGGAGGGTGTACCAGCACCATTACTGAAGGATGTGCCCCCAGATGACGTACAAGCGGCTTACATTGATGTAATACTCAATGTGGAGAAGGCGTTCATAATCGGTAAGCTTATTCACGCTGATTTAAGTGAGTATAATATATTAAATTGGAATAATAAACTATACATAATTGACTGGGGTTCAGCTGTGGATTCATCTCACCCAAACTTCATGGACCTCCTGTACAGGGATGTTAGGAACATTAACAGGTTCTTCAGTAAACTAGGCGCATCAGTGGTGGATGAGGGTAAGATCACTGAGGCGTTAATTAAGAGGAGTAAGGGGAGTTACATTGTTAGTGATGGTAGGGTTATTGTTGATGGTAAGGACCTATTAGGCTACTTGAGTATAAACTAGGCTTATTCCTTAATTGAATACGGGTAAGTGCAGTTAGCTTAAATCTAATAGTAACCATTAACCCACTCAGTATTTCACTTTAGGTAATACAATATGCAGTAGGTTTAAGTAAATTCGCAATACCATAATAAATATATTATAGTTATTGATGAGAAGTACAAATTTTCAAGATATGTTTCTCTTTAAAGGAGTAATGTTTAAAAGGATTAAGTTAAGTGAGGCGTAATGGCTAGGAAGTACGTATTAACGTTCGAGGAAGCCAACCCTGATGATGTTAAGCTCCTTGGCGGTAAGGCAACTAGCCTCGTACTAATGACTAGACTGGGTCTACCTGTGCCGCCGGGCTTTACAATAACCACAGTGGCCTGTAAGGAGTATTATAAGAGTGGGGAGAAGCTCCCTGAGGGATTAATGGATGAGGTTATTGAGGGTGTAAGGTATCTTGAGTCTAAGACAGGTAGGAAATTCGGGGGAGGCGATACACCATTACTTGTTAGCGTTAGGTCAGGTGCCGCGGTATCAATGCCAGGTATGATGGATACTGTGCTTAACGTGGGTCTTAATGATAAGACCCTTCAAGGCTTCATAAAGTTCATAGGCAGTGAACACGCAGCCTACGACGCCTACAGGAGGTTCCTGGCAATGTTCGGTAGGATAGTTCTAGGAATCCCCGAGGAGGAGTTTAATAAGCCTCTTGATGAGATAAAGAGGAAGTACGGCGTTAAGGAGGACCCTGAAATACCACTACAGGGCCTTAAGGAGCTTGTTGACTTGTATAAGCAGGTTTACATAAGGAGGGTGGGTAAGGTTATTGATGATCCATGGGAGCAGTTAAGGCTATCAATAGACGCTGTGTTTAAGTCCTGGAACTCACCTAGGGCTAAGTTCTATAGGGAGGCTAATAAGATAACACCCGACATAGCTGACTGCACTGCTGCATCAGTGGTAACCATGGTTTTCGGTAACGCTGATTGGAGGTCAGCAACAGGTGTGGTGTTCTCAAGGAATCCAGCCACTGGTGAGGATGAGTTATACGGTGAGTACTTACCGTATGCCCAAGGTGAAGATGTGGTTGCCGGTATTAGGACGCCTAAGCCTATAAGTGAACTTAAGAAGGAAATGCCTGAAGTCTATCAGCAGCTTTACGAGGGTGTTAAGAAGATTGAGAGGTATAAGAAGGCTGTACAGGATGTTGAATTCACCATTGAGAAGGGTAAGCTTTGGTTCCTCCAAACCAGGAACGCTAAGATGAATCCACTGGCCATGATTAAGGTTACTGTGGATATGGTTAAGCAGAATTGGATGACTAAGGAGGAGGCCATAATGACCATTAAGCCACAGCATATTCTACAGGTCCTATACCCGAGGATTGATGAGGCTAAGGCACCTAAGCCAATTGTTAAGGGTATCGCCGCATCACCCGGAGCAGTTAGTGGTCAAGCAGTCTTTGACCCAGATACGGCTGTTGAGTGGGCTAAGGCTGGTAAGAGGGTTATATTGGTTAGGGAGGAGACTAAGCCTGATGATGTTCACGGATTCTACGCCTCAGTGGGTATATTAACCAGTAGGGGTGGTGCCACAAGCCATGCAGCGGTTGTAGCTAGGGCAATAGGTAGGCCAGCTGTAGTGGGTGCTGAGGGCCTTAAGATCGATTACTCCACTAGGACTGCTAAGGCTGGTGACGTGGTGATTAAGGAGGGTGATTGGTTAACCATAGATGGATTCACTGGTAATGTGTATGTTGGGCAAGTCTCAACCATTGAACCAAAGCTACCGCCTGAATTCTACGAGCTACTTGACATGGCTGACTCAGTCTCAGTCTTCGGCGTTAAGGCTAATGCCGACACACCTGAGGATGCCACAATAGCCAGGAGGTTTGGGGCTAAGGGCATAGGCCTACTTAGGACTGAGAGAATGTTTAGAGCCCCAGGTAGGCTTGAGTTATTTAGGAGTGTAATACTGTCCACTAACGCCAATGAGAGGAGGGATGCCTTGAATAAGTTAGCTGAATTAATGAGGAGGGACTTTGAGGAGATATTCGAGATAATGGAGGGTTACCCAGTGACGGTGAGGCTCTTCGACCCACCGCTTCATGAGTTCCTACCCAATGTTGAGGAATTAGTGGCTGAGGTCACTAGAGCTAGGACACTGGGTAGGCCTGACCCCGAGAAGGAGGCTTTACTGGCTAGGGTTAGGGCTTTAATGGAGGCTAACCCAATGATGGGTCATAGGGGTGTTAGATTAGGCATAACTTTCCCAGACATATACATGGCGCAGGTTAAGGCTATTCTAGAGGCTGCCCTTGAATTGAAGAAGAGGGGTAAGAATGTTCAGGTTCAGATAATGATACCGCAGGTGTCGGAGTATAAGGAGCTTGAGTACGTTATAAACAATGTTGTTAAGCCAACCGCCGAGGAGGTGTTTAAGAATTATGGTGACCGCATTGACTTTAAGATAGGTACAATGATGGAGACCGTTAGGGCCAGTTTAACCGCTGATAAGATAGCCAGTGTTGTTGACTTCATGAGTTTCGGAACCAATGATTTAACACAGGCAGTCTTCAGCTTCAGTAGGGATGACGTGGAGAATAAGTTCATGAGCCAGTACCTTAACCTAGGCATACTGCCCTACGACCCATTCGTCACCATTGACCGTGACGGTGTGGCTAAATTAATGAAGATTGCCGTTGACTTAGCTAGAAGCGTTAAGCCCAATATAGAAATCGGCATATGCGGTGAGCATGGTGGTGACGCCGACTCAATAAGGATACTGGCTGAGGTGGTTGGTAGGGGATTAGACTACTTCAGTGCATCACCATACAGGGTTCCAGTAGCTAGGCTTGTGACTGCCCAGGAGTCACTTAAGATACTTGGTAGGGCACCTAAGGTTGCTGAGTACTAACCCGTTAAAGAATTCTTATTCTTAAACTTGGTTCTTATTCCCCTCAATGAGCTTAGTTAAGGGATCCTGCAGGAAGTCGATAATGCCTGCGAAGACTTCACCACCCCTTATTGATGCCGTTATTGCCCTCGCTTCACTCATGTAGCCCATGAATAATCTATAAGCCTCCTTAAGCGGGTCACTGAAGCCCTCCGCTTTAAGTGCATCAATTACGTTAACGTCAACGCTCCTTAAGCCCTTTGGATTATCCTTATCTAAATTGAGGTAATCTATTATGTCGTCCCTTATCTGGTACGCTGCGCCAAGCTTCTCCCCAAGGGACCTAAGTAGATTAATCGTGTTGCTATCGGCGTCAGCCACGTAACCACCCAGCACTATTGCGGCTGAGATTAGGGATGCTGTCTTATTCTCAATGATCCTCATGTAAATATTCATATCCACTTTACCGTTCAGTTTATACTCAAGTTCATAGGATTGCCCTATGGCTAGTCTTAAGGCTGCGCTGGTTAACTCCATTGTTATCCTCCTAGTCTTGGATTTCAACGAGTACTCAATTGCCTTAGCAATCAATAAGTCACTGGCTAATATAGTGTACTCGGTTCCATACCTCTTGAAGGGTGTTTCAGAGCCCCTCCTCATTAAGTGCCCATCGATTATATCGTCTTGAAGCAGGGTAGCTACATGAACCAGCTCCACTGCAATAGCTGGGTTAACGGCATCCATTAGGTTACCGCCCAGGGTGTGTGTTGTTATCAGGGTTAGGAGTGGCCTAATCATCTTACCCTTATTATGAATGTAATGCATTGCTGATTCCCTTAAGTTAGGAGGCATGTTGACTCCATTAAGTAGATTACCAAGCTCATTAATGATAAGGCTCAACACGTCGTTTATTTCCTTAGGTAGCTCAAAAATGAAAGCCATAGTTAACTTCACTAATCACCGTGGGTTAACCATTTTTATAGTTTTTCCACGAATCATTTTAACTAATTTAACCACTAATACACCCTATAGCCTGACCTATAATTCTTAAGCAGATACCTGACGTCATCCCAGGTGTAATCCTTCAGTATTGGTCTTATTGACCTATAATTATCCACTAGGCCTGGGTCAATTTCAGCAACCACAGTGTCCTCCTCATAGTACTTAGCCTTAGCCACAACCTCCCCCAGGGGATCCACTATGAAGCTTCCCCCGAAGAAGCCTAAACCATCGTACTGACCAATGGTGTTTACGTAGATTACGAAGGACACGTTCTCCATGGCCCTAGCCCTAATGAATGTCTCAAAGTGAGGCCTTGACATATCCGGGGCCGCACTTATGTATACTTGAACCCTAGCACCCTTAAGCATTAGTGACCTGGATACCTCTGGGTAGAAGGCGTCGTAACATATTGCTAACCCAGCCTTAGTTCCATTCATTGAGAAGACCGGTGCATCACCCCTACCTACCCCGAAGTACCTTGACTCATCAAATACACCGTAACTGGGTAGGTGCCTCTTCCTGTAGAGTGCCATTAAGCCGTTCTCACCAATAGCCACTGCTGAATTATAAACAACCCCAGTGTCCTTATCCCTCTCAGCAATACCAGTGATTATGGTGCACTTACCCTCCCTAGCTATCTCCGTTAACTCACCTATTGACTTACCATCCAGCGGCTCAGCTATCTGGAGGAGGAGGTCCCTAGACATGTAGCCTGGGATATATAATTCAGGGGTGATTAAGACGTCGTTACCATCACCCCTGCAGTTGGCTTTAGCGTAATTCCTTAACCTATCTATATTATACTCAGGATCACCCAGCCTACTGGCGTACTGAATTAAGTGTACTCTCAGCATTGAGGAAGGCTTAATGAGGAAGTTAATAAGTGTTATTCAATGGTTGATTAACCTTGGCCACCCTCCCCTCCACCGGCTCCAGTGGGCGTTCTCCTACGTTGAACACCAGCCACCGGCCCAAGCCTACCCGTTGTCCTAGTCCTCTGCCCCCTAACCTTTAGGCCTAGGTTGTGCCTAATTCCCCTCCAGGATAGTATGCGCCTCTCCCTCTCTATATCATTCCTAGCCGTTAATATTAAGTCAGCTCCTATTAGGTGTATGTTTCTTCCTGTTTCAGGATCCTTAGGCCTATTAACGAACCAGGCTGGGGCTGCTTGGTGGAGGTTCCTAACCGCCCAATCTATTTTCCTAATCATCTCCTCATTCAATTCCCCCAACTTAACCAATGGATTAATACCCAGGTTCCTGCATATGGCTACTGCAGTGGATACCCCAATACCCTTAATCCTAGCTAACGCGTAGGCAACGGCCTTAGAGCCATCTAGGTCAGTATCCCCAATATGCACTATTTGCCTACCTTGACTAGCCTCAGACATTAGGGAGCAGGCTAACCTCCCTTTATATGCATTTTCACTTCATTTAACCTTCTTCTCAACCTCATTTAATGCAAGCCAAAGAATAATCATAACCACTATAGCCAGTATTAACGTGGGGGGCTTCCTAAGAACCAGGGTTATTAAACCCACGTACTGCATGCTTAAGCAAACAACCCCATACACTTGATTAATAGGCGTCTCCCACGGGTCAGCAACTTGGTTTGCATCACCCTTAGTAACCACGTAGTAGGTGTTGGCTGATGGATAAACCTCAATGACCCTATGTATTATATACTCACCGTAGTGATCATAAACAACCACGTGGCCGAGGAGCGCAGTAACATTACTTGGCACTGGGCATAGGACAACCAATGTACCAGACTCCAGGGTGGGTTCCATGCTGAAGCCACCCACTGTGGCCCAGGGTATCTTAACGATGCCGGCTATGCTCAACACTAGGTAAATTAAGATTACTGTTAAGGCAACGTAACCAGCAATATTTAATACCTTGCTAGAGTCCATACAGGACCCGTGAAGGCGCATTATTAAGTGTTTTTCAAATAATAGCCACCTGCCTCCTAGACTTAACCCTGGTGAAGACCATGAATACTAGTATTGATACGGCTGTTAGGAAAGCCTCAATTATAAGGGAGTTAGTTAAATTAATGGTCCTCAGTAGTTCAGCGAATACTACACTACTTATTAGGGCTGATACGAATTTACCATTGTAAAGTATACCGAATAGGAAGGTTGAGTTAACTGTACCGTATTCATCACCCACAAGGGATGCGAATAACGTTATCACCGAACCCCCGAAAATACCTGTAATTACTGTTGAGGCCATGTAAGCTATGGGTGAGTGAATAAGCAGAGTGAGCATTGAGACCGTTAAGGCGACACCAGTTACGAGAATAGTCTTCCTCCTACTTAACTTATCTGATATTGAACCCATTATTGGCCTACCAATACCACTGAATAGGGGAAGTAGTGACGCCGCAGTGGCAACTATAATGTAACCGTAACCCTCACCCAGTATTGAGAGACTGGAGGAGAGTAATTGAAGTGGAATACCCATTAGTGAGAATGATGCGAAGACAAGCCAGAAGCCTGGGGGTATTTTAGTAAGCCTCATAGCCTTAACCTGGCTTGGAGGGTACTTGGCCGTCGCCATTAAGGGTATGACTACGGCCAGTATTAATGCGCCTATAAGCATCATCGGGTACCTGTACTCACCCTTAATAATTAATAGCGATATTAACGGGTTGAAGAATGTCGCCCCAAGTCCAAAGCCCATGTTTATTATACCTGTGGCTAAGCCCCTAGTCCTACTAAACCACTTAACCCCCAGGTTTATTGATACACCGTAGATTAAGCCAACGCCAATGCTCCCCATTGACCACAGGGCGTAGAATTGATTAACCCCATTAACAAGTGGTGAAGCCACCATACCTAAGCCAGCCAATACACCACCGGTTACGCCAACTAATCTAGGCCCTCTCCTATCAGCAATGTAACCCCCAAGTACCTGTGAAATAGTGGAGAATAGGACGAATAATGAGTAGGCTACTTGAATTGCAGGTAAATCAACGTTGAGACTCCTCATTAATGGTGTTATGAGTAGGTTCCAGCTGTATTGGTAGGCTGATATAAGCATCATTGGTAATAGTCCTTGGATTATTATGAACCAGTTCCTCATTGTTAAAACCCCAGCCTAACCCTATTAAACAGTATTCACTCAACAGCCGGTATTAGGTGAATCAGGTTGGGTGGTATGGTTAGGGTAAGGGAATCACCCTTACTGGGCTTTGATTGAGTAATAGCAGTGAAGAGTACTCCATCAGCGTTAATCATTACCCTAAAGCCCACGCTAGTCCTCTCAACCTCAATCACTGTGCCCTTAATCACATTACCCTCATCCCCATTATCCTCCCTAAACCACTCAGGCCTAATGCAGACGTAAACCTTACCCTCGACACTCTCCGTTGAGTATAGGGTGTGATTCCCAACACGCACCATTGAGCCTTGAGGAGCCTTAACTGCTGTTGCAGGTATTATATTGCTGAAGCCCACGAATTGAGCTGTGAAGAGCCTACTGGGTCTTGTGAATATTACCTCAGGTTCATTCTCCTCAATTAACTGTCCATTATTAAGCACAAGTATCTTATCGGCTAGGGCGTAGGCCTCATTCCTATCATGAGTCACATGCACAACCACAGTGTTGAACTTACTCGGTATACTTCTTAGGAGTGGTATTAGGCTCTCCCTGGTGCTGACATCCATCATTGACATTGGTTCATCAAGTAGGAGAACCTTAGGCTTAATTATGAGCGCCCTTGCTAAGGCAACCTTCTGGCTCTCACCACCACTTAATCCCCTAACCCTCCTGTTAAGTAGGTTAAGAATACCTAAATCCTCGGCAATCCTACGCACCTCAATAACCCTAATCCTCCTAGGCACACCCCTAACCTTAAGCCCATACTCAATATTCTCGTAAACAGTCATGTGATCGAAGAGGGCGTAACCCTGGGGAACGTAGGCTATCCCCCTTAATTCAGGGGGCTTACCTGTAACATCCTCCCCATTAATGATCACTGAACCTGAATTAGGCCTATAGGCTCCAGCAATCACTTTAATTAAAGTTGATTTACCACTACCCGTCGGTCCCATAATCACATTGTATGTTCCATTATTCATTGATGTTGTTATTGGGCCCAGTTTAAAGGAACCAAGCATCAACTCAACGTTAATTAGCTTAAGGGCAACCCCCACTTAATCACCCCTCCTTATGTTTAAAATAACCCTGTAGACTATGAATATCACTAGTACAACCACCAGTAGGGCTGCTGAGTACTTGACTGCATTACTTAACCCAATTCCAACGTAACTCTCATAAATGTAGACTGAGGCTGGGTAAATGTACTTACCGTTGAAGTATATGCTGTACGCCACTATGAATAATGCGCCCGCCTCTGATACTGAACGGGCCCATGATAATAAGGCGCCATTAGCCATTGCCCTCCACACCTTAGGTAACGTTATTGATATGAATACTCTACTTGGACTAGCCCCAAGGGTCCTGGCAACTATCTCCATTTCAGGATTAACCATGGATACTGCAGCCTCAGTAACCCTAATGTAGTATGTTGATGATAGGAAAGCCACAGCCGCCACCGCACCCCAAAGCGTATTAATGAATTTAATACCCACCACTGTTGATAAGGCGTATATTAACGCATCAACCATAGGTGATAGGAGGACGTGGAGGAGACCATAATGGAGTAGTGTTGAATTAAAGGCCCTTAGGTGCAGGATCACTGTGTTAAGTGAATTAAATAATGCACTATACTTAGATGCAAAGGCTAGGACTATCATTATGCCGACTATCACGTGAGGTATCATTATTGGTATGTCTATTATTGAGTCAAGCAACTGCTTAAAGCGGAACCTATACCTAGCCAGTAGGTAGGCTAGGGGAGTGCCCATTATTATTGCCACTAGTGCTGATAACGTTGACATGATTACTGTGATCTCAATGGACTCTAAGAAACTACCCACTGATAGGGCTGAGGTAACTTGAGTTGATCCTAATGCTATGATTAGTATTAATGGGTAGATTATTAGAATGGTTAATATAAGTAGTGAGACTGCTAAGGCTACTTTAAGGGGAAGCTCACCCATGTAAACCATATTAAAGGCACCTAAAAGTCATTATTTTAATAGGGGTTTAAAGTTAACTAAGCAGCTCAGGCTTATGGGAATATTGGAGCATACTGCGGGTACTGGCTGACTGGTGCCGTGAATGGTCTTAAGATGGCTGGTACATTACTGTAGTTACCGTACACTATACCCGGCACTATTGGTTGAATACCATTCTCCTCAAGTATCTTCTGCCCTATTGGACTGTAGAGTAGTGTTAGGAAGTATAATGCGGCTGTTGGATTAGGTGCATTATTGGGTATAGTTATCGTGTAAACCACTGGGTTGCATTTGAAGGTTTTAGTGACACCTACCTCAGTCCAGGTTGTATTAACCTGGTGGTAGTAGGGTACGTAGCTTAAGTTACCTAGGTTAATCATGAAGGGTAATGTAATGTAGGCTGTCCCCTTATACTCCTGGGTCTGCGGTATTGCATTACTTAAGTAAGCTGATAGTATGAATTGAACCTGGCCGGCATCCATTAACGTGAATAAATCCACCTCAGTATTCCTCATGAAGTACTTGCTTGGATTACTGTAAATAGCGTCATATAGATATGAGGCATTGTTGAAGAATGTTAAGCCAGCTAACTTAATCATGCACTGCGCTTGGTAACCTGACGGATCAGTGAATGGGTTTGAGACACCCACCACGGTGCTTGAGTTTAAGGCTATTATAGTGAATATCTCCCTCCAAGTGTTGTTCCACTGAGTTGATAAAGGTGGGTAACTCTGCGCCTCCTGCCAAAGCCTATAAACCTCCTGTCCAGCTGTTGTATTTAAATCAACTATAATAACCATTTGAGTTACACCGAAGGCAATCTCATAATCAGTGTAATTATGAGCGAAGAGCACTGATGGTATTGTTGTGGTGTCCGCTGAGGCCATTATGCTGAGTTGA from the Caldivirga maquilingensis IC-167 genome contains:
- a CDS encoding NAD(P)/FAD-dependent oxidoreductase, with protein sequence MRVVVVGGGIAALFTAYFLKSMGSDVVVIGEEPKYPLASLVLTQSMPYVDDILLARESLEVYRRFTKPKPVTSIDIMPRWINLNPLKTAGVEYRIIEEADWVRLSRDEFMVVTTDYMIPIRRIVGELRRRMNVIKAKASLKLINGSLTVVANGERYIGDSIVLAAGPGNTELAMQVGIKLPLKSYQCYASVMTGPVKVMNLSIGDDVLGWYSRPFIPGLFIAGDGCGKPNEKPPPNYGQRIARLISSRFGWAAPIFTRSGTCEVSPSGGPVYGMVKDNLYVLGGLDGYGSMSGPALARRLAELLIKGDVPMDDYRVEKYMNHVDWDACSVERHNWLIAVQGKEGKESVKPP
- a CDS encoding serine protein kinase RIO, whose protein sequence is MPDESKIERDRIEKRRFRIKDIDQLKLVDDVFNEYTLKALYEIMNRRIVLEVYGPIAQGKEAKVIWGKDYDGKDLALKVYYTLANRFVNRNPYIIGDRRFSGKPSNPFKLASMWCRKEFRNMKRAYEAGVLVPRPIAFYSNILVMEFIGEEGVPAPLLKDVPPDDVQAAYIDVILNVEKAFIIGKLIHADLSEYNILNWNNKLYIIDWGSAVDSSHPNFMDLLYRDVRNINRFFSKLGASVVDEGKITEALIKRSKGSYIVSDGRVIVDGKDLLGYLSIN
- the ppdK gene encoding pyruvate, phosphate dikinase, whose amino-acid sequence is MARKYVLTFEEANPDDVKLLGGKATSLVLMTRLGLPVPPGFTITTVACKEYYKSGEKLPEGLMDEVIEGVRYLESKTGRKFGGGDTPLLVSVRSGAAVSMPGMMDTVLNVGLNDKTLQGFIKFIGSEHAAYDAYRRFLAMFGRIVLGIPEEEFNKPLDEIKRKYGVKEDPEIPLQGLKELVDLYKQVYIRRVGKVIDDPWEQLRLSIDAVFKSWNSPRAKFYREANKITPDIADCTAASVVTMVFGNADWRSATGVVFSRNPATGEDELYGEYLPYAQGEDVVAGIRTPKPISELKKEMPEVYQQLYEGVKKIERYKKAVQDVEFTIEKGKLWFLQTRNAKMNPLAMIKVTVDMVKQNWMTKEEAIMTIKPQHILQVLYPRIDEAKAPKPIVKGIAASPGAVSGQAVFDPDTAVEWAKAGKRVILVREETKPDDVHGFYASVGILTSRGGATSHAAVVARAIGRPAVVGAEGLKIDYSTRTAKAGDVVIKEGDWLTIDGFTGNVYVGQVSTIEPKLPPEFYELLDMADSVSVFGVKANADTPEDATIARRFGAKGIGLLRTERMFRAPGRLELFRSVILSTNANERRDALNKLAELMRRDFEEIFEIMEGYPVTVRLFDPPLHEFLPNVEELVAEVTRARTLGRPDPEKEALLARVRALMEANPMMGHRGVRLGITFPDIYMAQVKAILEAALELKKRGKNVQVQIMIPQVSEYKELEYVINNVVKPTAEEVFKNYGDRIDFKIGTMMETVRASLTADKIASVVDFMSFGTNDLTQAVFSFSRDDVENKFMSQYLNLGILPYDPFVTIDRDGVAKLMKIAVDLARSVKPNIEIGICGEHGGDADSIRILAEVVGRGLDYFSASPYRVPVARLVTAQESLKILGRAPKVAEY
- a CDS encoding polyprenyl synthetase family protein; translated protein: MAFIFELPKEINDVLSLIINELGNLLNGVNMPPNLRESAMHYIHNKGKMIRPLLTLITTHTLGGNLMDAVNPAIAVELVHVATLLQDDIIDGHLMRRGSETPFKRYGTEYTILASDLLIAKAIEYSLKSKTRRITMELTSAALRLAIGQSYELEYKLNGKVDMNIYMRIIENKTASLISAAIVLGGYVADADSNTINLLRSLGEKLGAAYQIRDDIIDYLNLDKDNPKGLRSVDVNVIDALKAEGFSDPLKEAYRLFMGYMSEARAITASIRGGEVFAGIIDFLQDPLTKLIEGNKNQV
- a CDS encoding carbon-nitrogen hydrolase family protein, giving the protein MLRVHLIQYASRLGDPEYNIDRLRNYAKANCRGDGNDVLITPELYIPGYMSRDLLLQIAEPLDGKSIGELTEIAREGKCTIITGIAERDKDTGVVYNSAVAIGENGLMALYRKRHLPSYGVFDESRYFGVGRGDAPVFSMNGTKAGLAICYDAFYPEVSRSLMLKGARVQVYISAAPDMSRPHFETFIRARAMENVSFVIYVNTIGQYDGLGFFGGSFIVDPLGEVVAKAKYYEEDTVVAEIDPGLVDNYRSIRPILKDYTWDDVRYLLKNYRSGYRVY
- a CDS encoding 30S ribosomal protein S13; the encoded protein is MSEASQGRQIVHIGDTDLDGSKAVAYALARIKGIGVSTAVAICRNLGINPLVKLGELNEEMIRKIDWAVRNLHQAAPAWFVNRPKDPETGRNIHLIGADLILTARNDIERERRILSWRGIRHNLGLKVRGQRTRTTGRLGPVAGVQRRRTPTGAGGGEGGQG
- a CDS encoding signal peptidase I is translated as MDSSKVLNIAGYVALTVILIYLVLSIAGIVKIPWATVGGFSMEPTLESGTLVVLCPVPSNVTALLGHVVVYDHYGEYIIHRVIEVYPSANTYYVVTKGDANQVADPWETPINQVYGVVCLSMQYVGLITLVLRKPPTLILAIVVMIILWLALNEVEKKVK
- a CDS encoding MFS transporter, with the translated sequence MRNWFIIIQGLLPMMLISAYQYSWNLLITPLMRSLNVDLPAIQVAYSLFVLFSTISQVLGGYIADRRGPRLVGVTGGVLAGLGMVASPLVNGVNQFYALWSMGSIGVGLIYGVSINLGVKWFSRTRGLATGIINMGFGLGATFFNPLISLLIIKGEYRYPMMLIGALILAVVIPLMATAKYPPSQVKAMRLTKIPPGFWLVFASFSLMGIPLQLLSSSLSILGEGYGYIIVATAASLLPLFSGIGRPIMGSISDKLSRRKTILVTGVALTVSMLTLLIHSPIAYMASTVITGIFGGSVITLFASLVGDEYGTVNSTFLFGILYNGKFVSALISSVVFAELLRTINLTNSLIIEAFLTAVSILVFMVFTRVKSRRQVAII
- a CDS encoding ABC transporter ATP-binding protein; its protein translation is MGVALKLINVELMLGSFKLGPITTSMNNGTYNVIMGPTGSGKSTLIKVIAGAYRPNSGSVIINGEDVTGKPPELRGIAYVPQGYALFDHMTVYENIEYGLKVRGVPRRIRVIEVRRIAEDLGILNLLNRRVRGLSGGESQKVALARALIIKPKVLLLDEPMSMMDVSTRESLIPLLRSIPSKFNTVVVHVTHDRNEAYALADKILVLNNGQLIEENEPEVIFTRPSRLFTAQFVGFSNIIPATAVKAPQGSMVRVGNHTLYSTESVEGKVYVCIRPEWFREDNGDEGNVIKGTVIEVERTSVGFRVMINADGVLFTAITQSKPSKGDSLTLTIPPNLIHLIPAVE